GAAAAAATCTGTTGCGGAAAAGGCAAGCACGGTTGTAGGTAAAATAGTCGATGTTACGGTGGCAGATCCTGCGAAAGGCGTCACCGCAGGAGTCATAACCGTTGCAGACGAGACGGGGAAAACTACCACCTTTACGGTAAAAGCGACCGCAAAGATTCTCGCGCACACCTTGGATGTCATTACCTTAAATAAATTAAAGGTAGGAGATAAGGTTAAAATAGAAACATCTTCAGCAAACGATGCGCAGTCAATAAAAGTTGTAAGATAAAGAAAATATATCACAATCGTAGAGGACGTTCTTACCTACCTGTCGGTAGGTAAGAACGTCCCCTACGTTGTAGATAAACCTGATGGCTAATCTGTTACGTTGACCAAAGTTAAATATCAAAAAGTAATATTTCAAAATCATAAAAAGACCTCTAAAGTTGAGAGGTCTTTTTTGTTCCCAAAATTTATGGTATAATCAAAAAAATTGCTTCACAATGACATTTGAATACCCATATGAAACCCATGAAAAATCAACGTTCCAAAAAACCCACGATGTCGTTCCCTAGGTATGGAAAATATACGCCGCTCCTCTCAGAGCTGTTTACAAGATTGGGTGCGAACGTCATAATACCTCCTCCCATAACAAAACGCACTACGGAGCTGGGAACGCTCTATTCTCCTTCGGAAGTATGCTATCCATTCAAAATCACGCTTGGCACACTGATAGAGGCGTCGGAGCTGGGCGCCGAGTCTGTCGTCATGGCCAATTCGGAAGGCTGGTGCATTTTACGCTGCTATAACATCGTACAGGCTGAGATCATGAAGGCACATGGCTATAAAGCCGCGATGGCTCCCATATGTATACGTAAACCTATTAAATTCGTGCGCGACGCTAAACGGCTCATCCCGGGATTATCTGTTTTTAAACTCACAAAGGAGATGTATAGGTTTTTTAAAAAAGTGAAAGAGCTCGATAAGATCGAGGGCTCGATTAACAAGAATGCGGATATAAAGATAGGGATAGCGGGCGAGGTGTATGTCTGCAATGAAAATACGGTCAATATGGATATAGTAAAAAAACTTCAGGCATTAGGCGTCTTTGTGGACAGATGGTTATGTCTTTCCAATAATGTCTCGATGCTTTTTCAGGACATGTTCGGCGTCAGTAATATTTCTAAATATTCCAGGTTGGCAAAGAAATATTTTCCGGTCCGGATAGGAGGGCATGCCAATGAGAATCTGGTCAAGCTGATAAAATATGCCGAGGAGGGTTACGACGGCGCGATAATGCTTAAACCGTTCGCGTGTAATCCCGAAACAGTCATCGAGCCGATAGTGGACCGCATAAGCCGCGATTACGATATGCCGATACTATGCCTTAGCATCGATGAGTCCACCCTGGAGACGCATTTTCAGACCAGAGTCGAATCATTCGTTGACATGCTTAAGATGAGAAAGGCTTTAATATGAAATTCTTCCTCGGAGTGGATATAGGGTCTGTCTCCGTCAAGATGGCTGTATTGAATGAAGAGAAGGCCCTGATGGGAAGCGTATATGTGGAAACTGCCGGCGCGCCCCTTGAAGCTCTGTGCAAAGCGGCGGCAGAGATAAAAAATACTGTTGAAAAACATTCGGCGCAAATATGCGGCATAGGTATCACCGGAAGCAGCAGAAAGCTGGCAGCGCTTGTTCTGGGGGCGGACGTAATAAAAAATGAGGTTACTGCGCAAACCGTGGCCGCTTTACATTACGATCCGCGCATAGCTACCGTAATAGAAATCGGCGGGCAAGATTCAAAGGTTATACTCCTTAAGGACGGCATACCTACCTGGCATAACCTTAATACGTTATGCGCGGCGGGCACCGGATCGTTCCTTGCCTCGCAGGCAATACGGCTTGGCATCCCGATAGAGGAATTTGGAAACTACGCCCTTCGATCGACAGTCAGGGTAAACATCGCTTCGAAGTGCACAGTATTCTCGGAAAGCGATATGATACATAAGGCGGCGCTTGGCTGTCGAAAGGAAGATATAATAAACGGCCTTTGCGAAGGCCTGGCGCGAAATTTTATAAATAATGTGGCGCGCAACAGAGAAATGCCCGATCCCGTTATTTTCGTCGGAGGCGTAGCGTCGAATATAGGTGTAGTTCGCGCATTTGAGGCGGCGCTCAAGACCAGGATAACCGTACCTGAAGAACACCGGATCACCGGATGCGTAGCTATGGCGCTTCTGGCTCTAAGGAGCGGCATAAAAGAATCGGCGTTTAAAGGCTTTGGCCTGCTCGACAAAGAAGTAAGGGCCGGCTTCTTTTTATGCGAAGACTGCCCAAACCAGTGTGAGATAACCAGGGTTAATGTTGAAGAGAAAAGCGTCGGCTGTTTTGGCTCCAGATGCGGGAAACATAACAGCGCGCTTTCAGCATAAACTGGTTTATGGTATAATTATAAAAATTACCGAGGTGAGAAATGCTCAGAGGCTGTATAGTTATTTTAATCCTGACGTTCGGAATATTGATATTTTCTCCCTCCTGCCCTAAAGATAGTCTTGCCCAACAAAACATACGCGCCGTGGAAGGCAAGATATACGCGATAGATACATTCAAATCCACCGTTACCGTGAAGTCACTCATGCTCGCTCCGGTTATCAAATATAGCGATGTCACTCTCTTCGTCGGGCCCAATACGAAAATAAAGCGTTTAGGCAGTGACATAAGCATTTTCGATCTTACTATGGGTTGCCCTGTAAATGTCCAATATGCCGATAAAGTTGGCACCCCGGAAGCATTATCGATCACGGTTACTAAATGATGATAAGGAGATACCAGATGAATAGAAGCGTGTTTATTGCCGGGGCGGTTCTTTTTGCCGGCTTAATTTTTGCCGGCTTATCCTGTGCCGCGGACGCCCCGAAACTGACCGCAGGTCATGTTGAGCGGGTGGTAGCGGATGCCGTTAAGCTCCTCCAGGAGAAAGGGGAAAGCGCTTTTCCTGAATTCAAGAAAGAAGTGGAGAGGTGGGAAGTAGGCGATACATATATATTCGTTCTCGACACAGACGGAAATATGGTCATTCATCCGGACCCCGCGCTTGAAGGAAAGAATCAGATAAATCTTAAAGATATGGTCGGCAGGCCGATAACAAAGATGTTTATAGAAACGACTTCCGATAAAGACGGCGTGGGCTGGGTGCATTATATGTGGCCGAGGCCCAACGGGATATTCCCCACATGGAAGAGCACTTTCGTCAGAAGGGTGACCGCGCCGTCCGGGAAGACGTATATTGTCGGCTGCGGCATATATAACATGAAAATGGAAGAGGAATTTATCGTGGACGAAGTGAACGATGCGGCGGCGCTTATCGAGCAAAAAGGAGGGGCTGCGTTCGACGTATTGCGCGATAAGACAGGGCCGTTCGTTTTCTTCGATACATACATATTTGTGGATGCGCCGGACGGCACAGAGCTGGTGAACGGCGGCTTTCCCGGTATCGAGGGGAAGAATATCATGGATTTTAAAGACGTTAACGGCAAATACCTGGTGCGCGATTATATAAACCTGGCGCTTAAAGACGGTGAGGGATGGATAAAATATTTCTGGCCAAAACCGGGAAGCGACGTGCCTTCTGAAAAGCGCACCTATGTGAAAAAAGTAAAGTACGGCGATGAGACATTTATAGTAGGATGCGGCGCGTATCTGGAATAAATGGAAGATGATAAAAAAACTCATAAGGACGATCGCTGTTAT
This portion of the Candidatus Omnitrophota bacterium genome encodes:
- a CDS encoding acyl-CoA dehydratase activase, which codes for MKFFLGVDIGSVSVKMAVLNEEKALMGSVYVETAGAPLEALCKAAAEIKNTVEKHSAQICGIGITGSSRKLAALVLGADVIKNEVTAQTVAALHYDPRIATVIEIGGQDSKVILLKDGIPTWHNLNTLCAAGTGSFLASQAIRLGIPIEEFGNYALRSTVRVNIASKCTVFSESDMIHKAALGCRKEDIINGLCEGLARNFINNVARNREMPDPVIFVGGVASNIGVVRAFEAALKTRITVPEEHRITGCVAMALLALRSGIKESAFKGFGLLDKEVRAGFFLCEDCPNQCEITRVNVEEKSVGCFGSRCGKHNSALSA
- a CDS encoding acyl-CoA dehydratase activase-related protein, translating into MKPMKNQRSKKPTMSFPRYGKYTPLLSELFTRLGANVIIPPPITKRTTELGTLYSPSEVCYPFKITLGTLIEASELGAESVVMANSEGWCILRCYNIVQAEIMKAHGYKAAMAPICIRKPIKFVRDAKRLIPGLSVFKLTKEMYRFFKKVKELDKIEGSINKNADIKIGIAGEVYVCNENTVNMDIVKKLQALGVFVDRWLCLSNNVSMLFQDMFGVSNISKYSRLAKKYFPVRIGGHANENLVKLIKYAEEGYDGAIMLKPFACNPETVIEPIVDRISRDYDMPILCLSIDESTLETHFQTRVESFVDMLKMRKALI
- a CDS encoding cache domain-containing protein, producing MNRSVFIAGAVLFAGLIFAGLSCAADAPKLTAGHVERVVADAVKLLQEKGESAFPEFKKEVERWEVGDTYIFVLDTDGNMVIHPDPALEGKNQINLKDMVGRPITKMFIETTSDKDGVGWVHYMWPRPNGIFPTWKSTFVRRVTAPSGKTYIVGCGIYNMKMEEEFIVDEVNDAAALIEQKGGAAFDVLRDKTGPFVFFDTYIFVDAPDGTELVNGGFPGIEGKNIMDFKDVNGKYLVRDYINLALKDGEGWIKYFWPKPGSDVPSEKRTYVKKVKYGDETFIVGCGAYLE